Proteins encoded together in one Nitrospirota bacterium window:
- a CDS encoding B12-binding domain-containing radical SAM protein: MHVTMIFPGIALPGFDSFRKKQTIDANFIDHGLASLSAAAKAAGHTVDLIDLRTLRDWTHFRGEVQRRATKVWAMTSWSLHYPDVVRAIRILKEEKEEAVVVLGGVHATIKTNQVMANRLIDHIITQEGEISFVKLLDTFAAGKQADRLIVGEGPVLDEIPWVDRDLFDMSGELATPMAPGMPTPFVTTNAGRGCPFKCNFCQPAERAVFGNRIKMRSQENVVGELKYLKERFKFNSWMAHDDLFFINHRWSREFCVQYKAAGFTEPYICQMRADLMCRYPDVVKQMAESGLAWAMIGFESGSQRILDMFEKETTVEENLKAAAICKEYGIKVWANIMFGAPTETRAEVMDTVRMVWKIKPDHLSSSYFTPTPGSGMAEEVERKGLTMVDPFNGSNRTPNEAKMKDTDYEWLTKAIALAYDGGSEERLIALGQLPMRPQESLCALH, translated from the coding sequence ATGCATGTGACCATGATTTTCCCTGGGATCGCACTGCCGGGGTTCGATAGTTTCAGGAAGAAACAGACGATCGATGCCAATTTTATCGACCATGGGCTCGCGTCCCTCAGCGCAGCAGCGAAGGCAGCCGGCCATACGGTCGACCTGATCGATCTCCGGACTTTGCGGGATTGGACCCATTTCCGGGGAGAGGTTCAGCGGCGAGCCACCAAAGTCTGGGCCATGACCTCCTGGAGTCTCCACTATCCCGACGTCGTTCGTGCAATCAGGATCCTGAAGGAAGAGAAGGAAGAGGCCGTCGTCGTGCTCGGAGGGGTCCATGCCACCATCAAGACCAACCAAGTCATGGCGAACCGGCTCATCGACCATATCATCACGCAGGAAGGGGAGATCAGCTTCGTCAAACTGCTGGACACATTTGCAGCGGGGAAGCAGGCAGACCGCCTGATCGTCGGCGAAGGTCCGGTACTGGACGAGATCCCCTGGGTAGACCGAGACCTGTTCGATATGAGCGGCGAACTGGCCACGCCGATGGCGCCCGGCATGCCGACACCATTTGTGACGACCAATGCGGGTCGGGGCTGTCCGTTCAAATGTAATTTTTGTCAACCGGCCGAACGGGCCGTGTTCGGCAATCGAATCAAGATGCGGAGTCAGGAGAACGTCGTCGGCGAGCTGAAGTATCTGAAAGAGCGGTTCAAGTTCAACAGCTGGATGGCGCACGACGATCTGTTCTTCATCAATCATCGATGGAGCCGTGAATTCTGTGTCCAATATAAGGCCGCCGGCTTTACAGAGCCCTATATCTGCCAGATGCGCGCCGATCTGATGTGCCGGTATCCGGACGTGGTTAAACAGATGGCAGAGTCTGGATTGGCATGGGCCATGATCGGGTTCGAGAGCGGCAGCCAACGCATACTCGATATGTTCGAGAAGGAAACCACGGTCGAGGAAAACCTGAAGGCTGCCGCGATCTGCAAAGAGTATGGCATCAAGGTTTGGGCCAATATCATGTTCGGCGCCCCGACAGAAACCAGAGCGGAAGTCATGGACACGGTCCGGATGGTGTGGAAGATCAAGCCGGACCATCTCAGCAGCAGCTACTTTACTCCGACACCGGGGAGCGGCATGGCGGAGGAAGTGGAGAGGAAGGGGTTGACGATGGTGGATCCCTTTAATGGATCCAACCGGACGCCGAATGAAGCCAAGATGAAAGACACGGATTACGAATGGCTGACCAAAGCCATCGCCCTCGCCTATGACGGTGGATCGGAAGAACGGCTGATCGCGCTCGGTCAGCTCCCTATGCGACCCCAGGAGAGCCTATGCGCATTGCATTGA
- a CDS encoding glycosyltransferase produces the protein MRIALINSPSLSVRPVSRSMAGGLGFDGNEDMLLPPLDLATMAATLRQTGETVDVIDADPLGLDAAAVYARLEDHQWDVVVGTVSLPTLEQDALFLAELRRRHPGARIVGKTLVRDHAVLKALLERSAADLVIHGEADLTIVDIVYGRGTAGTAWLEAGSPDTAPSFHFDEGSPVEDLNQLPIPARDLLPNERYRYPLLGTPVATLQTSRGCPYPCGYYCPYPLVEGVKWRSQTPERIFAELKDVVERQGITKIYFRDATFTLNQERIAMLCDLIIAAGWALEWVCETRVDCLGDTLLEKMREAGCVGLLVGVETGDEQVMHLREGKKGLTIPMLAHLREKTHQLGIRLHFLLIVGLPQETRESLVATYDLIQRYKPDTIGVTIITPYPGTPLHKEGLREGWIDSQQWKDYGGHQIPMHTPNLARADMEAGKQFLEEGFALLQRRQVGGHSKPLEAMAQQHYERLLRWAYRLDGPVAQLRELLAAAPKLPQASAQPSVNHAVRQAPSPARFAVTVVIPTYNRRAILRKTLLALMSQTFAPELFEVVVVDDGSSDDTVSMLRQFKAPFALRVVAADHAGANAARNLGIQAAQGRVVLITGDDMIPEPSFLEAHATFHERHPGDMDAMLGFIEWSPEIAVTPFMKFIVSAEGGQQFAFHEVRRGKADFRLFYTSNLSVKRDLLLNQPVLFDQDFTYPAYDDVELGYRLSAQGLQLHYNAMAVTCHHHDITLAGFVQRQRKAGHMAVILARKHPELSQTYLKIDDALKARNAFGETQVARIMQVAQELEKPDLQQLALIRSGAERFDRTYLQRVLHPVYQTLLQSAYAWGICEAVEQGVATIPLATACVASKPRFKVSIIIPVFNKLELTSQCLTTLASLPTMPEYEVIVVDNASSDGTAEFLATLGGDVQVIRNPENYGFAVACNQGAKAARGAFLLFLNNDTIPTEGWLNALVDEVERHPDVGVVGSKLLYEDGTIQHAGVAFSRAVLLPYHIYRQFPADSPMVNRRREFQCVTGACMLVRREVFEQVGRFDEGFKNGFEDVDLCLKIREQGWHIIYRPDSVVYHLESQTPGRKAHEKDNARRLLERWAHKWWIPDEDALYFSDGLCCLVHTTKEGLLHTQLTSLNSHADRAAWQFVADTQSAAQRQDVALVKTLLNAVDRWPEDAWVLRWGALLCKFLDLPALRLSFLKRVLAIEPDADGYLSLAKDALETGRLDEAEHRLAELRNCSPMHGEGWLLFGVLSMQRQQFAEAKSAFERAAIYGGDHRKSKLGLGMAAMGSAESLVAWDVLLEVVTEYPDDAESLHWLLRAGTALQRWEELEPLLTQYVSRNPGDLGLRFALAGVFLRLNRWTDARREHDSIRLLDQAFDGLSDLARSLDENESALAHHHAA, from the coding sequence ATGCGCATTGCATTGATCAACAGCCCTTCCCTTTCGGTCCGTCCCGTGAGTCGCAGCATGGCGGGCGGTCTCGGCTTCGATGGTAACGAGGACATGTTGCTGCCCCCGCTGGACCTGGCCACTATGGCCGCCACTCTGCGCCAGACAGGCGAGACGGTCGATGTGATCGACGCAGACCCTCTGGGTTTGGATGCAGCAGCGGTCTATGCCCGGTTGGAAGACCATCAATGGGACGTGGTGGTGGGGACTGTCTCGCTTCCCACCCTGGAGCAGGACGCCTTGTTTCTCGCGGAGCTTCGCCGCCGACATCCGGGGGCAAGAATCGTTGGAAAGACTCTGGTGCGCGACCATGCTGTATTGAAGGCGCTGCTGGAAAGGAGTGCGGCCGACCTGGTGATTCATGGCGAAGCAGACCTCACGATCGTCGACATTGTCTACGGTCGAGGAACAGCCGGCACTGCCTGGCTCGAAGCAGGCTCGCCTGATACAGCCCCCTCGTTCCACTTCGATGAGGGATCGCCGGTCGAGGACCTCAATCAGCTCCCCATTCCAGCCCGCGATCTCCTTCCCAACGAGCGCTATCGCTATCCGCTGCTCGGCACTCCCGTCGCGACATTACAAACCAGCCGGGGCTGTCCCTATCCCTGCGGGTACTACTGTCCCTATCCGTTGGTCGAAGGGGTCAAGTGGCGTTCGCAAACGCCCGAGCGCATCTTTGCTGAGTTGAAAGACGTCGTCGAACGGCAGGGGATCACCAAGATCTATTTTCGCGATGCGACCTTCACTCTCAATCAGGAGCGAATCGCCATGCTCTGCGACCTCATTATCGCCGCAGGCTGGGCGCTCGAGTGGGTCTGCGAAACCCGAGTCGATTGTCTTGGCGATACCTTGCTGGAGAAGATGCGCGAAGCCGGCTGCGTCGGTCTGCTGGTCGGGGTGGAGACAGGCGATGAACAGGTCATGCACCTGCGAGAAGGGAAAAAGGGCCTGACAATCCCGATGCTGGCCCATCTGCGCGAGAAGACTCACCAGCTTGGCATCCGGCTTCACTTTCTCCTCATCGTCGGCCTTCCGCAAGAAACCCGCGAATCGCTCGTCGCCACCTACGATTTGATTCAGCGATACAAGCCGGACACGATCGGCGTCACGATTATTACTCCCTACCCTGGTACACCCCTTCACAAGGAGGGTCTTCGCGAGGGCTGGATCGATTCACAGCAATGGAAAGACTATGGCGGCCACCAGATTCCCATGCATACGCCCAACCTTGCCAGAGCAGACATGGAGGCTGGCAAGCAGTTTTTAGAAGAAGGCTTCGCGCTTCTGCAAAGACGGCAAGTCGGCGGGCATTCCAAACCCTTGGAGGCTATGGCGCAACAACATTATGAGCGGTTACTGCGGTGGGCCTATCGCCTCGACGGACCGGTTGCGCAACTTCGGGAACTGCTTGCGGCAGCGCCGAAGTTGCCGCAAGCCAGCGCACAGCCCTCTGTGAATCACGCGGTACGGCAGGCTCCCTCTCCTGCGCGATTTGCTGTCACCGTCGTGATCCCGACCTATAATCGACGGGCCATCCTACGAAAGACTCTGCTGGCCTTGATGTCTCAGACCTTTGCGCCGGAGCTGTTTGAAGTGGTCGTCGTGGATGACGGATCCTCCGATGACACGGTTTCAATGCTCCGGCAGTTCAAGGCTCCCTTCGCCCTTCGCGTTGTGGCGGCGGACCATGCAGGCGCCAATGCAGCCCGCAATCTCGGCATTCAAGCCGCTCAAGGCCGTGTGGTCCTCATCACGGGCGACGATATGATTCCGGAGCCATCGTTCCTCGAAGCGCATGCGACATTTCACGAGCGCCATCCAGGCGACATGGACGCCATGCTGGGTTTCATCGAGTGGTCTCCTGAAATTGCAGTGACCCCCTTTATGAAGTTCATCGTGTCGGCGGAGGGAGGCCAGCAGTTTGCATTCCATGAGGTGCGGAGAGGCAAGGCCGACTTTCGACTCTTCTACACCAGCAATCTCTCAGTAAAGCGGGATCTCTTGCTCAATCAGCCCGTGCTCTTTGATCAAGACTTCACCTATCCAGCCTATGACGATGTGGAGTTGGGCTACCGTTTGAGCGCGCAAGGTCTGCAGTTGCATTACAACGCCATGGCTGTGACCTGTCACCACCATGACATCACGCTGGCGGGGTTCGTTCAACGCCAGCGCAAGGCCGGCCACATGGCGGTCATTCTGGCTCGTAAACATCCTGAATTGAGCCAGACCTATCTGAAAATCGACGATGCCCTCAAGGCCCGCAACGCATTTGGGGAAACTCAGGTTGCTCGAATCATGCAGGTTGCGCAGGAGCTGGAAAAGCCCGATCTCCAGCAGCTGGCGTTGATCCGCTCCGGCGCTGAACGGTTTGACCGGACCTATCTCCAACGAGTGCTCCATCCGGTCTATCAAACGCTCTTACAGTCCGCCTACGCATGGGGTATCTGCGAGGCGGTCGAACAGGGTGTGGCGACCATCCCGCTTGCCACTGCATGTGTTGCGTCGAAGCCTCGCTTCAAGGTTTCGATCATCATCCCTGTTTTCAACAAACTCGAGCTGACCAGCCAATGTCTCACCACACTGGCCTCTCTCCCCACGATGCCGGAGTATGAGGTGATCGTCGTGGACAATGCTTCAAGCGATGGCACAGCGGAGTTTCTCGCTACGCTGGGTGGAGACGTCCAGGTCATCCGCAATCCTGAAAACTATGGCTTTGCCGTCGCCTGTAACCAGGGGGCCAAAGCGGCGCGGGGAGCGTTTCTCCTGTTCTTGAACAACGACACCATCCCGACCGAGGGCTGGTTGAATGCCCTGGTGGATGAGGTCGAACGCCACCCTGATGTCGGGGTAGTCGGAAGCAAGCTGCTGTACGAAGACGGCACCATTCAACATGCCGGCGTCGCATTCTCGCGGGCGGTATTACTGCCCTACCATATCTATCGCCAGTTTCCGGCTGACTCGCCGATGGTCAATCGGCGGCGTGAATTCCAATGTGTGACCGGGGCCTGCATGCTGGTCCGGCGCGAGGTGTTTGAACAGGTCGGCCGGTTCGATGAGGGGTTCAAGAACGGATTCGAAGACGTCGATCTCTGTTTGAAGATTCGCGAACAGGGTTGGCACATCATCTATCGGCCGGACAGCGTCGTCTATCACCTGGAAAGTCAAACCCCCGGCCGGAAGGCGCACGAGAAAGACAATGCGCGGCGATTGCTTGAACGGTGGGCCCACAAGTGGTGGATTCCGGACGAAGATGCCTTGTACTTCTCGGACGGACTCTGCTGTCTTGTCCACACCACGAAAGAGGGCCTCCTTCACACGCAACTCACATCGCTGAACTCTCATGCCGACCGGGCCGCATGGCAATTCGTGGCCGATACCCAGTCTGCCGCGCAGAGGCAAGACGTCGCATTGGTGAAGACGCTCTTGAATGCCGTCGATCGATGGCCGGAAGACGCATGGGTCCTTCGATGGGGAGCCTTGTTGTGCAAATTTCTGGACCTGCCGGCTTTGAGGCTTTCATTTTTGAAGCGGGTGCTGGCGATCGAGCCGGATGCGGATGGTTACCTCTCGTTGGCGAAGGATGCCCTTGAAACAGGCCGGCTCGACGAGGCGGAACATCGCCTGGCTGAGTTGCGAAATTGCAGTCCGATGCATGGGGAGGGATGGCTGCTGTTCGGGGTCCTGTCGATGCAGCGTCAGCAGTTTGCCGAGGCCAAATCCGCCTTCGAACGGGCTGCCATTTATGGGGGGGACCACCGCAAATCGAAATTGGGACTTGGCATGGCAGCAATGGGGTCGGCTGAATCCCTCGTCGCGTGGGACGTATTGCTCGAGGTGGTCACCGAATATCCTGACGATGCCGAATCGCTCCATTGGCTGCTGCGAGCCGGTACAGCGCTCCAACGATGGGAGGAGCTGGAACCTCTGCTGACCCAGTATGTGTCCAGAAATCCAGGCGACCTCGGTCTCCGCTTTGCTCTGGCAGGGGTCTTTCTCCGTCTGAACCGTTGGACCGATGCCAGGCGTGAACATGATTCGATCCGTCTGCTGGACCAGGCCTTTGACGGTCTCAGCGACTTGGCCCGCTCTCTCGACGAGAACGAGTCGGCCCTGGCACATCATCATGCGGCATGA
- a CDS encoding glycosyltransferase family 9 protein — protein sequence MRHDEGARARTLLIQLARLGDLVQSLPVIAALAARYPSRLLDLLCPAPLAPLAGCFPLVDRVLEWNGAQWRAWADSFTGGFEPSWLREVEQSLAALTTEPYGKAYVLNQHPRAILAGALLATEVQGPHLGGPLDETPSPWASYLRDVARARGSNRIHLSDAFCGLCGVAPPASPPVLTPPSNDLPADLADVGVSAGLWVAVVVGAGDADRAIPVPVWIKWISALLSHESPSSVVLVGSERDQSAALAIQDGLSPMVAGRLWDATGRTTLPQLAPLLKRCHWVVGADTGPLHLAAVVGTRVMGFYFSRARVHETGPYGPGHWVWQADRALPETWPIQASVNLLGEPGAAAQQEPPAGWSLWQSHHDEWGAIFRPVGEGESQDDPRPGIWRQLSEQRMSLQAGC from the coding sequence ATGCGGCATGATGAAGGAGCCAGGGCTCGTACATTGCTGATCCAACTCGCCCGATTGGGCGATCTGGTCCAGAGCCTGCCGGTGATCGCTGCGCTCGCGGCCCGCTATCCGAGCCGGTTGCTCGATCTGCTCTGCCCAGCGCCGTTGGCTCCTCTTGCCGGCTGTTTTCCACTGGTGGATAGAGTGTTGGAATGGAACGGAGCGCAATGGCGTGCCTGGGCCGACTCCTTCACCGGAGGATTTGAGCCATCATGGTTGCGTGAGGTCGAGCAGTCTCTCGCTGCGTTAACGACCGAGCCCTATGGGAAGGCCTACGTGTTGAATCAGCATCCACGGGCGATCCTGGCCGGCGCCCTGTTGGCAACAGAAGTGCAGGGGCCTCATCTGGGAGGTCCGTTGGATGAAACGCCGTCGCCTTGGGCATCATATCTGCGTGACGTCGCCCGCGCGCGAGGCTCCAATCGCATTCACCTCTCCGATGCGTTCTGTGGGTTGTGCGGAGTGGCCCCTCCGGCGAGTCCGCCGGTCTTGACTCCTCCCTCGAATGATCTTCCTGCTGATCTGGCTGATGTCGGTGTATCAGCGGGACTATGGGTCGCGGTGGTCGTGGGAGCAGGCGACGCGGATCGAGCGATTCCTGTACCGGTTTGGATAAAATGGATCTCGGCGCTGCTGAGCCACGAATCGCCCTCTTCCGTCGTCCTGGTCGGAAGCGAGCGAGACCAGAGCGCTGCCCTGGCAATCCAGGATGGGCTCTCTCCGATGGTTGCAGGACGCCTCTGGGATGCCACGGGGCGCACGACCCTTCCGCAACTGGCCCCACTCTTGAAGCGCTGTCATTGGGTTGTCGGCGCCGACACAGGTCCGCTTCATTTGGCTGCTGTCGTAGGTACGCGGGTGATGGGATTCTATTTCTCACGAGCGCGTGTGCATGAAACAGGCCCCTATGGACCGGGTCACTGGGTGTGGCAAGCGGATCGCGCCCTGCCGGAGACCTGGCCGATCCAAGCCAGCGTGAACCTTCTCGGGGAGCCTGGCGCAGCGGCGCAACAAGAGCCGCCCGCAGGCTGGTCCTTGTGGCAGTCTCACCATGACGAGTGGGGAGCCATCTTTCGTCCAGTGGGCGAAGGGGAGTCACAAGACGATCCGCGGCCTGGTATCTGGCGTCAATTATCAGAACAGCGTATGTCGCTGCAAGCAGGATGCTGA
- a CDS encoding glycosyltransferase, which translates to MNSFESNVSRLAQRNPMLAAALRQSGGGRLEIVTARTGLPSARANGRWIHSAYDPIKEAQAWADSQSHQDGETIVLLGLGLLYHVEALCARLPRTAPVVLVVPDLSLLVDAAAARTWGDWVDRVTWAWGTTEAITERIASGSHPFRLVTYVPAASLHEDSHRAIETALQRQVAAKAGGQLRIAVVGPIYGGSLPITGYAVSALESLGHHVRWLDPSVHATSYHQLELLKNPQHRLALQSKYAEMLSRVTMAQLAEDPPDLVLSLAQAPLILPMLEHLRRKRFLTAMWFVENYRHLTYWQQLAAGYDFWFVIQQKPCIAALRQAGAKDVRYLPMAADPSVHYPMELTRAEREEYGADVSFVGAGYANRRAIFPRLLNQEWSFKLWGNEWDGATDLTSALQRNGARIDTETCRRVFNASAVNLNLHSWAGVGFDPDGDFVNPRTFELAACGAFQLTDRRSLMPDLLTTSEVATLSSPDQLPGEITRWFHEPEQRLAMAGNARQRVLAEHTYVHRMRDLLSQIGVANPDRIGSILRGSRQAEVLASTAADSFPTIAATLRAFPPTQRVELKQLAAQIRSRGPMGTLSREDLMVLMLDEYRSETKDLV; encoded by the coding sequence ATGAATTCCTTCGAGAGCAATGTCAGCCGACTGGCTCAGCGTAATCCTATGTTGGCAGCTGCACTTCGTCAGAGTGGGGGAGGGAGGCTGGAGATCGTGACTGCACGCACAGGTCTGCCGTCGGCTCGCGCGAATGGGCGATGGATTCACAGCGCATATGACCCCATCAAAGAAGCGCAAGCTTGGGCAGACAGCCAAAGCCATCAGGATGGAGAGACGATTGTGCTGCTCGGCCTCGGACTGCTCTACCACGTCGAGGCCTTGTGTGCGCGCTTGCCTCGAACTGCACCGGTCGTCCTGGTCGTTCCCGATCTGAGCCTGTTAGTCGATGCGGCCGCCGCTCGCACCTGGGGTGACTGGGTGGACCGTGTAACCTGGGCTTGGGGGACGACAGAAGCAATCACTGAACGGATCGCCTCCGGCAGCCATCCGTTCCGGCTCGTCACCTATGTTCCAGCTGCATCGCTACATGAAGACAGTCACCGCGCGATTGAAACAGCTCTACAGCGGCAGGTTGCGGCCAAGGCAGGTGGACAGCTGCGCATCGCAGTCGTCGGGCCGATCTACGGAGGGTCACTGCCCATCACCGGCTATGCGGTCAGCGCGCTTGAGTCACTTGGGCACCATGTCCGATGGCTCGATCCCAGTGTTCATGCCACAAGCTACCACCAGCTGGAACTGCTCAAGAATCCCCAGCATCGTTTGGCCTTACAGAGTAAGTATGCCGAAATGCTGAGCCGAGTCACGATGGCTCAGTTGGCAGAAGATCCACCTGATCTTGTGTTGTCGCTCGCGCAGGCGCCATTGATTCTCCCGATGTTGGAGCATCTCAGGCGCAAACGGTTCTTGACTGCGATGTGGTTTGTCGAGAATTACCGGCATTTGACCTATTGGCAGCAGTTGGCGGCGGGCTATGACTTTTGGTTCGTGATTCAGCAAAAGCCCTGCATTGCCGCGCTAAGACAGGCAGGTGCGAAGGATGTGCGGTATCTTCCGATGGCAGCCGACCCATCCGTACACTATCCAATGGAGTTGACCAGGGCTGAGCGAGAAGAATACGGGGCAGATGTCTCGTTTGTCGGCGCAGGATATGCGAATCGTCGCGCGATCTTTCCCCGACTCCTCAATCAGGAATGGAGCTTCAAACTCTGGGGCAATGAGTGGGATGGCGCGACCGATCTGACCTCCGCGCTTCAACGAAACGGCGCACGGATTGATACCGAGACCTGCCGAAGAGTCTTTAACGCGAGCGCGGTGAATCTCAATCTGCATTCCTGGGCAGGGGTCGGGTTCGACCCCGACGGGGATTTTGTGAATCCCCGCACGTTCGAGCTGGCAGCCTGCGGCGCCTTTCAGCTTACCGACCGCCGATCGTTGATGCCGGATCTCTTGACGACGAGTGAGGTCGCGACCCTGTCGTCTCCCGACCAACTTCCTGGTGAAATTACCCGATGGTTTCACGAACCGGAGCAGCGCCTCGCCATGGCGGGGAACGCCCGCCAACGTGTGCTTGCCGAACATACGTATGTGCACCGGATGCGTGATCTGCTGTCCCAGATCGGCGTGGCGAACCCGGATCGCATCGGGTCTATTCTTCGTGGCAGCCGTCAGGCAGAGGTGCTGGCGTCCACCGCCGCTGATTCATTCCCAACGATAGCCGCGACGCTGCGAGCGTTTCCCCCAACCCAACGGGTGGAGCTGAAGCAATTAGCGGCACAGATCCGTTCACGCGGCCCAATGGGAACTCTGTCCCGGGAGGATCTGATGGTGCTCATGTTGGACGAGTATCGGTCCGAGACGAAGGATTTGGTGTAA